A single region of the Longimicrobium sp. genome encodes:
- a CDS encoding TIGR02678 family protein, with product MITSEAAHRDFRLCAEALIDRPIVTATDDRPLLDRIRRHQPALQSTFGRLTGWRVQAHPEFARLVKTPARAEASHGLAWARGRTDYALLTWVLWYGEHTGGRRFTVSQIAEEIKLRSTGPGDPGLDWASRDQRLAARRVFRGLEELGVLRLQDGSVDEWADENGKRDALYSWGDAAWRLHVGIPASELERLAEGRPSSPSPAPPEGTDELRLYRTLLLNPALFRRDDPAAFRLLDAKESLARVIHNLKYLTNWELEVTPEYARVLRPPRSDDAVQTPIAVTSGLAHAVLCFCGLLRERQQAGRLVSAGSETFLIDESRIWQDLDELQKRFGAKWGKTMQQQKVSALADDVVAEMKAWGLMRDTDVPGQYLVLPTAGRLAAHYAGEAVSDDDAEDR from the coding sequence ATGATCACCAGCGAGGCTGCGCACCGTGACTTTCGGCTGTGCGCCGAGGCGCTGATCGATCGGCCCATCGTCACCGCCACGGATGACCGGCCGCTGCTGGACCGCATCCGCCGCCACCAGCCCGCGCTCCAGTCCACCTTCGGACGGCTGACCGGGTGGCGCGTGCAGGCGCACCCGGAGTTCGCGCGGCTGGTCAAGACCCCGGCGCGGGCCGAAGCGTCGCACGGGCTGGCATGGGCGCGGGGACGGACGGACTACGCGCTGCTCACGTGGGTGCTGTGGTACGGCGAACACACGGGTGGCCGCAGGTTCACCGTGTCGCAGATCGCGGAAGAGATCAAGCTGCGCAGCACGGGCCCGGGGGATCCCGGGCTGGACTGGGCCTCGCGCGACCAGCGGCTGGCGGCCCGGCGGGTGTTCCGCGGGCTGGAGGAGCTCGGCGTGCTGCGGCTGCAGGACGGCAGCGTCGATGAATGGGCAGACGAAAACGGCAAGCGCGACGCCCTGTACTCCTGGGGCGATGCCGCATGGCGCCTGCACGTGGGCATCCCCGCCTCGGAGCTGGAGCGGCTGGCGGAGGGCCGTCCGTCCTCCCCGTCCCCCGCCCCGCCCGAGGGCACGGATGAGCTCCGTCTTTACCGCACGCTCCTCCTGAACCCCGCGCTGTTCCGCCGTGACGATCCCGCCGCCTTCCGCCTTCTGGACGCGAAGGAAAGCCTCGCGCGGGTGATCCACAACCTGAAGTACCTGACGAACTGGGAGCTGGAGGTGACGCCGGAGTACGCGCGCGTCCTGCGCCCGCCCCGCTCCGACGATGCGGTGCAGACGCCCATTGCCGTCACCTCTGGGCTGGCGCACGCCGTCCTCTGCTTCTGTGGGCTGCTGCGCGAGCGGCAGCAGGCGGGCCGGCTGGTATCGGCGGGAAGCGAGACGTTTCTGATCGACGAGAGCCGCATCTGGCAGGATCTGGACGAGTTGCAGAAGCGGTTCGGGGCCAAGTGGGGCAAGACCATGCAGCAGCAGAAGGTGAGCGCCCTGGCGGACGACGTCGTCGCCGAGATGAAGGCTTGGGGCTTGATGCGTGATACGGATGTGCCCGGCCAGTACCTTGTGCTCCCCACCGCCGGGCGCCTGGCCGCGCACTATGCCGGCGAGGCGGTTTCGGATGATGATGCGGAGGATCGATGA
- a CDS encoding helix-turn-helix domain-containing protein, which produces MTNRDLARAAFTPKQGQYLAFIYYYTKLNRVPPAEADFVRYFGVSAPTVHQMIVKLEAAKLISRIPGQSRSIRLGVPRDQLPDLE; this is translated from the coding sequence ATGACGAACCGCGATTTGGCACGAGCGGCGTTCACGCCCAAGCAGGGGCAGTACCTGGCGTTCATCTACTACTACACCAAGCTGAACCGAGTCCCGCCGGCCGAGGCGGATTTCGTTCGCTACTTCGGCGTGAGCGCGCCGACCGTCCATCAGATGATCGTCAAGCTGGAGGCGGCGAAGTTGATCTCGCGCATCCCCGGCCAGTCGCGTTCCATCCGATTGGGCGTTCCTCGCGACCAGCTTCCGGACCTCGAATAG